One genomic window of Polyangium aurulentum includes the following:
- a CDS encoding alpha amylase C-terminal domain-containing protein produces MDPSPTPASQHSWMDADYMRVLGTRTPRNEPISIYEVHLGSFRRVPEEADRPLTYRELARWLPEHAGRLGFTHVEILPDPGIRAPFVATSYHGSEEDLMALVDALHGRGLGVIWGNVALDPRGDDELERAVSRLEAFHADGVRVVFPGSASEGAEREEAEALLRQFNERLHARLPGAFTVAAGAPDPAAARALGFDFVWDLGFESDLLAYLGEDPFFRQWRHDLITSRRMTTVGQPVVLALSHQAALGGKPSLLARMHGDRWQKFANLRLLYALAFMLPGKKLFFMGNEIAQERGFAADRSLDWHLVESESEHLRMQHLVGELNAIYRAQRSLHELDLSPEGFSWLDTSDAERSVIAFERKGDGGRDASVVVFNFTPVPRANHRIGVPSAGHWEEALNTDAVHFGGSGQGNFGGVEAAPVPAHGKPFSLNLTLPPLGAIVLRPQNAAR; encoded by the coding sequence GTGGACCCCTCTCCCACCCCCGCTTCCCAGCACTCGTGGATGGACGCCGATTACATGCGCGTCCTCGGCACGCGCACCCCGCGGAACGAGCCGATCAGCATCTACGAGGTCCACCTCGGCTCTTTCCGCCGCGTCCCCGAGGAGGCCGATCGCCCCCTCACCTACCGCGAGCTCGCCCGCTGGCTACCCGAGCACGCGGGCAGGCTCGGATTCACGCACGTCGAGATCCTCCCCGATCCCGGAATCAGGGCGCCGTTCGTCGCGACGAGCTATCACGGGTCCGAGGAGGATCTCATGGCGCTCGTGGATGCGCTGCACGGGCGCGGGCTCGGCGTCATCTGGGGCAATGTCGCGCTCGATCCCAGGGGCGACGACGAGCTCGAGCGGGCCGTCTCGCGCCTCGAGGCATTCCACGCCGACGGCGTCCGCGTGGTCTTCCCCGGCTCCGCCAGCGAGGGGGCCGAGCGCGAGGAGGCCGAGGCGCTCCTCCGCCAATTCAACGAGCGCCTCCACGCGCGGCTGCCTGGCGCATTCACCGTGGCCGCGGGGGCGCCCGATCCCGCGGCCGCGCGCGCGCTCGGGTTCGATTTCGTGTGGGACCTCGGCTTCGAGTCCGACCTGCTCGCGTACCTCGGCGAGGACCCATTCTTCCGCCAGTGGCGCCACGACCTCATCACCTCGCGCAGGATGACCACGGTCGGGCAGCCCGTGGTGCTCGCGCTCTCGCATCAGGCGGCGCTCGGGGGCAAACCCTCGCTCCTCGCGCGCATGCACGGCGACCGCTGGCAGAAGTTCGCGAACCTGCGGCTCCTCTACGCGCTCGCCTTCATGCTCCCCGGCAAGAAGCTCTTCTTCATGGGCAACGAGATCGCCCAGGAGCGGGGGTTCGCCGCCGACCGGAGCCTCGACTGGCACCTCGTCGAGAGCGAGAGCGAGCATTTGCGCATGCAGCACCTCGTCGGCGAGCTCAATGCCATCTACCGCGCCCAGCGCAGCCTGCACGAGCTCGACCTGTCCCCCGAGGGTTTTTCCTGGCTCGATACCTCCGACGCCGAGCGCTCGGTGATTGCATTCGAGCGCAAGGGCGACGGCGGGCGGGACGCGAGCGTGGTGGTCTTCAATTTCACGCCCGTGCCGAGGGCGAACCACCGCATCGGCGTGCCGAGCGCGGGCCACTGGGAAGAGGCGCTCAACACCGACGCCGTCCATTTCGGCGGCAGCGGTCAGGGCAATTTCGGCGGCGTGGAGGCCGCGCCCGTGCCGGCGCACGGCAAGCCTTTCTCGCTCAATCTCACCCTCCCTCCCCTCGGGGCCATCGTGCTCCGCCCGCAGAACGCCGCCCGCTGA
- a CDS encoding PAS domain-containing sensor histidine kinase → MSSPEGTRPDVWDEVAEIATRLEANPDPKDVRRAAAALKEAIAEARRAEATLRQKEEREREELVAAFVAERRWLRAVIERSPVGIVLCQIEGGFRIETNPRAEELLGTPLRTTDDINVLLERMRMPDGGPIPLEELSMSQALKGATVTGRELLIQREDGRRIPVLVSASPIRDERGQILGAVATYEDITELRQLERLREEWTSVVAHDLRHPLTTIMTVAGMLSRKLDEPARSKLQRIVTSSTRLARMIDDLLDISRLEARRLEIVCAPTDLRALLDGAVEHVVEEGRQISVEVRGEIPPLFIDPQRIEQVVENLLSNALKYGAPGTPIDIAAERRGDEVVVAVQNEGPGIPPEDVPGLFARFQRGKTGSTSIKGLGLGLYVSKGLIEAHGGRIWVESEPCKTTTFFFSLPLARDQREA, encoded by the coding sequence ATGTCCTCGCCCGAAGGCACAAGGCCGGATGTATGGGACGAGGTCGCTGAAATCGCGACGCGCCTCGAGGCCAATCCTGATCCCAAAGACGTCCGACGCGCCGCAGCCGCGCTGAAGGAGGCGATCGCCGAAGCCAGGCGCGCCGAGGCCACGCTGCGGCAGAAGGAAGAGCGCGAGCGCGAGGAGCTGGTCGCGGCCTTCGTGGCCGAGCGCCGCTGGCTGCGCGCGGTGATCGAAAGATCGCCGGTGGGCATCGTGCTCTGTCAGATCGAGGGCGGGTTCCGGATCGAGACCAACCCCCGCGCCGAGGAGCTGCTCGGCACGCCCCTGCGGACCACCGACGACATCAACGTCCTGCTCGAGCGCATGCGCATGCCCGACGGCGGCCCGATCCCGCTCGAGGAGCTCTCGATGAGCCAGGCGCTCAAGGGCGCGACCGTGACGGGGCGAGAGCTGTTGATCCAGCGCGAGGACGGCCGGCGCATCCCGGTGCTCGTGAGCGCGTCGCCGATCCGCGACGAGCGCGGCCAGATCCTCGGGGCGGTCGCGACCTACGAGGACATCACCGAGCTGCGCCAGCTCGAGCGCCTGCGCGAGGAGTGGACGTCGGTCGTGGCCCACGATCTACGCCACCCGCTCACGACGATCATGACGGTCGCGGGGATGCTCTCGCGCAAGCTCGACGAGCCGGCGCGCTCGAAGTTGCAGCGGATCGTCACGAGCTCGACGCGGCTCGCCAGGATGATCGACGACCTGCTCGACATCTCGCGCCTCGAAGCGCGGCGGCTGGAGATCGTTTGTGCTCCAACGGATCTGCGCGCCTTGCTCGACGGCGCGGTCGAGCACGTGGTCGAGGAGGGCCGGCAGATCTCGGTCGAGGTGCGGGGCGAGATCCCGCCGCTGTTCATAGACCCGCAGCGGATCGAGCAGGTGGTCGAGAACCTCCTGTCGAACGCGCTCAAGTACGGCGCGCCTGGGACGCCCATCGACATCGCCGCCGAGCGTCGCGGCGACGAGGTCGTCGTGGCCGTGCAGAACGAGGGCCCGGGGATCCCGCCCGAGGACGTGCCCGGCCTCTTCGCGCGTTTTCAGCGCGGCAAGACGGGCTCGACGTCGATCAAGGGGCTCGGGCTCGGGCTGTATGTCTCCAAGGGCCTCATCGAGGCGCACGGCGGGCGCATCTGGGTCGAGAGCGAGCCCTGCAAGACGACGACGTTCTTCTTCTCGCTGCCGCTCGCGCGCGATCAGCGCGAGGCCTGA
- the treS gene encoding maltose alpha-D-glucosyltransferase yields the protein MRHEKTAEGLANPFWYKDAVIYEIHIRAFSDSNGDGIGDISGLIDKLDYLHDLGVTAIWLLPFYPSPLRDGGYDIADYTDINPAYGTREEFARLMREAHRRDIRVITELVLNHTSSEHAWFQRARNAPPGSPHRDFYVWSDNPTLYSDARIIFKDFETSNWSWDPVAKAYYWHRFYAHQPDLNFDNPAVHEALLRVVDFWFEMGVDGLRLDAVPYLYEREGTNCENLPETHTFLRKLRAHIDARFKGRMLLAEANQWPADAAQYYGAGDECHMNFHFPLMPRMFMAVEIEDSFPIINILKQTPAIPENCQWATFLRNHDELTLEMVTDEDRDYMYRVYAEERNARINLGIRRRLAPLMRTRRRIELMNALLFSLPGTPVLYYGDEIGMGDNIYLGDRDGVRTPMQWSSDRNAGFSRCNPQRLYLPPIVDPEYHYEAVNVEAQQSNPASMLWWMKRIIALRKQHKVFGRGSIEFLSPDNHRILAFIRSWQGQEVLVVANLSRHAQFVDLDLSRFKGRTPVELFGKTRFPEIGEAPYFLTLGPHDFFWFSLEHPAPGTAAQHARLPLLEVRGHFSNLLRDPGGRRALEPILLDYITVRRYFRSKARVRKGATIVDAIPLGGSSAAPAIMVVLMRVEYDSGPAETYVVPVAFATGERATQLEGRTAHAVIAALRILDPDAVEGQAPPAEGEGSRELEGTLHDALALPETAEMLLAFIQSSERLGGSMGDLVGMPFPFLSTITPDRPLKARLSEAEQSNTTVAFETTLALKVFRHVEEGINPEFEIGRFLTEVGFKNVPRFAGAIEYRVPYRDPLVLGMLQEFVPNQGDAWQITLESLDIFFDRVLSDETARSVSAPMPEGSFVARSRLQPPPLMHDLLGAHFIRVCQLGQRTAELHLALSSETRDAAFGREPFSTLHQQSLFQFVHTMLARNFDALRRRQSALPEGARRRAIGLLGREVEINDRVRPIISRKIDGVRIRCHGDLHLGQVLWTGQDFVFIDFEGEPARPLVERRYRRSPLRDVAGMLRSFDYAGAAALRSGRARPEDAPVLEHWVDAWVAWMSSAYLGGYLSTLGDAKLLPKSEADIDLLIEFYLFEKVLYEVGYEFNNRPDWLEIPLRGLERLLDRRT from the coding sequence ATGAGGCACGAAAAGACCGCCGAGGGCCTGGCGAACCCCTTCTGGTACAAGGACGCCGTCATCTACGAGATCCACATCCGCGCCTTCAGCGACTCGAACGGCGACGGCATCGGGGATATCAGCGGGCTCATCGACAAGCTCGATTACCTGCACGATCTCGGCGTGACGGCGATATGGCTCCTGCCGTTCTACCCGTCCCCGCTCCGCGACGGCGGCTATGACATCGCCGATTACACGGACATCAACCCCGCGTACGGCACCCGGGAGGAGTTCGCGCGGCTCATGCGCGAGGCCCACCGCAGGGACATCCGCGTCATCACCGAGCTGGTCCTGAACCACACCTCGAGCGAGCACGCGTGGTTCCAGAGGGCCCGCAACGCGCCGCCGGGCAGCCCGCACCGCGATTTCTACGTGTGGAGCGACAACCCGACCCTCTACTCGGACGCGCGCATCATCTTCAAGGACTTCGAGACCTCGAACTGGTCCTGGGATCCGGTCGCCAAGGCGTATTACTGGCACCGCTTCTACGCCCACCAGCCCGACCTGAACTTCGACAACCCCGCGGTGCACGAGGCGCTCTTGCGCGTCGTCGATTTCTGGTTCGAGATGGGCGTCGACGGCCTGCGCCTCGACGCCGTGCCCTACCTCTACGAGCGCGAGGGCACGAACTGCGAGAACCTCCCCGAGACGCACACGTTCTTGCGCAAGCTCCGGGCCCACATCGACGCCCGCTTCAAGGGCCGCATGCTGCTCGCGGAGGCAAACCAGTGGCCCGCCGACGCCGCCCAGTATTACGGCGCGGGCGACGAGTGCCACATGAACTTCCACTTCCCGCTCATGCCCCGCATGTTCATGGCGGTGGAGATCGAGGACAGCTTCCCGATCATCAACATCCTGAAGCAGACGCCCGCGATCCCCGAGAACTGCCAGTGGGCGACGTTCCTCCGAAACCACGACGAGCTGACGCTCGAAATGGTGACCGACGAGGACCGCGATTACATGTACCGCGTCTATGCCGAGGAGCGCAACGCGCGCATCAACCTCGGCATCCGGCGCCGCCTCGCCCCGCTCATGCGCACCCGCCGCCGCATCGAGCTCATGAACGCCCTGCTCTTCTCGCTCCCCGGCACCCCCGTCCTCTATTACGGCGACGAGATCGGCATGGGCGACAACATCTATCTCGGCGATCGCGACGGCGTCCGCACGCCCATGCAATGGAGCTCGGACCGGAACGCGGGCTTCTCGCGTTGTAACCCGCAGCGGCTCTACCTGCCGCCCATCGTCGACCCCGAGTACCATTACGAGGCCGTCAACGTCGAGGCCCAGCAGAGCAACCCCGCGTCGATGCTCTGGTGGATGAAGCGGATCATCGCGCTTCGCAAGCAGCACAAGGTCTTCGGCCGCGGCAGCATCGAGTTCCTGAGCCCGGACAACCACCGGATCCTGGCGTTCATCCGCTCCTGGCAAGGCCAGGAGGTCCTCGTCGTCGCGAACCTGTCGCGCCACGCGCAGTTCGTCGACCTCGATCTGTCGCGCTTCAAGGGCCGCACGCCCGTCGAGCTGTTCGGCAAGACGCGCTTCCCCGAGATCGGCGAGGCGCCGTATTTCCTGACCCTCGGGCCTCACGATTTCTTCTGGTTCTCGCTCGAGCACCCGGCGCCGGGGACCGCGGCCCAGCACGCGCGGCTGCCCTTGCTCGAGGTGCGCGGCCACTTCTCGAATCTATTGCGCGACCCTGGCGGGAGGCGCGCGCTCGAGCCCATCCTCCTCGATTACATCACAGTCCGGCGGTATTTCCGCAGCAAGGCGCGCGTGCGCAAGGGCGCCACCATCGTCGACGCGATCCCGCTCGGCGGCAGCTCGGCGGCGCCGGCCATCATGGTCGTGCTCATGCGCGTCGAATACGACTCGGGCCCGGCCGAGACCTACGTCGTGCCCGTCGCCTTCGCGACCGGCGAGCGCGCGACCCAGCTCGAAGGCCGCACCGCGCACGCCGTCATCGCCGCCCTGCGCATTCTCGACCCCGATGCGGTCGAGGGCCAGGCGCCGCCGGCGGAAGGAGAGGGCTCGAGGGAGCTGGAGGGCACGCTGCACGACGCCCTCGCCCTCCCCGAGACGGCCGAGATGCTCCTCGCGTTCATCCAGTCGAGCGAGCGTCTGGGCGGGAGCATGGGCGACCTCGTCGGCATGCCCTTCCCGTTCCTCTCCACCATCACGCCCGATCGCCCGCTCAAGGCGCGCCTGTCCGAGGCCGAGCAGAGCAACACGACGGTCGCCTTCGAGACGACCCTCGCCCTCAAGGTGTTCCGCCACGTCGAGGAGGGGATCAACCCCGAATTCGAGATTGGCCGGTTCCTCACCGAGGTGGGCTTCAAGAACGTGCCGCGCTTCGCGGGTGCGATCGAGTATCGCGTGCCTTACCGCGATCCGCTCGTCCTCGGCATGCTGCAGGAGTTCGTCCCCAATCAGGGCGACGCCTGGCAGATCACCCTCGAGTCGCTCGACATCTTCTTCGATCGCGTGCTCTCCGACGAGACCGCGCGCTCGGTCAGCGCGCCCATGCCCGAAGGATCGTTCGTCGCGCGGTCGCGGCTGCAGCCGCCGCCGCTCATGCACGACCTGCTCGGCGCGCACTTCATTCGCGTCTGCCAGCTCGGCCAGCGCACGGCGGAGCTACACCTCGCCCTCTCGAGCGAGACCCGGGACGCCGCCTTCGGTCGCGAGCCCTTCTCGACCCTGCACCAGCAGTCGCTCTTCCAGTTCGTTCACACGATGCTCGCCCGCAATTTCGACGCGCTCCGCAGGCGCCAGAGCGCGCTGCCGGAGGGGGCGCGCCGCCGCGCGATCGGGCTGCTCGGGCGGGAGGTGGAGATCAACGATCGCGTCAGGCCCATCATCTCCCGCAAGATCGACGGCGTGCGCATTCGCTGCCACGGCGACCTTCACCTCGGGCAGGTGCTCTGGACCGGCCAGGACTTCGTCTTCATCGATTTCGAGGGCGAGCCCGCGCGCCCGCTCGTCGAGCGTCGTTATCGTCGCTCGCCGCTGCGGGACGTGGCCGGCATGCTGCGCTCGTTCGACTACGCGGGCGCCGCCGCCCTGCGCTCTGGCCGCGCGCGCCCCGAGGACGCGCCCGTGCTCGAGCACTGGGTCGACGCCTGGGTCGCGTGGATGAGCTCCGCCTACCTCGGCGGCTATCTCTCGACCCTCGGCGACGCGAAGCTCCTGCCGAAGAGCGAGGCCGATATCGATCTGCTGATCGAGTTCTACCTCTTCGAGAAGGTCCTCTACGAGGTCGGCTACGAGTTCAACAACCGCCCCGATTGGCTGGAGATCCCCCTGCGCGGCCTCGAGCGTCTGCTCGACCGGAGGACCTAG